A window from Vulpes vulpes isolate BD-2025 chromosome 9, VulVul3, whole genome shotgun sequence encodes these proteins:
- the ZNF501 gene encoding zinc finger protein 501, which translates to MSSSQIPLHMNPQSHNMRKKPSKCSECGKFFTQRSSLTQHQRIHTGEKPYICSECGTCFRKQSNLTQHLRIHTGEKPYKCIECEKAFQTKAILVQHLRIHTGEKPYKCMECGKAFCQSPSLIKHLRIHTGEKPYKCIECGKAFSQSICLTRHQRSHSGDKPYKCNECGKAFNQSTCLMQHQRIHSGEKPYTCTKCGKAFTQNSSLVEHERTHTGEKLYKCSECEKTFRKQAHLSEHYRIHTGEKPYECVECGKSFRHSSALVRHQRLHAGE; encoded by the coding sequence ATGAGTTCCAGCCAGATTCCACTGCACATGAACCCTCAGAGTCATAACATGCGGAAGAAACCTTCAAAGtgtagtgaatgtgggaaattctTTACTCAGAGATCATCTCTTACCCAGCATCAGAGGATTCACACGGGAGAGAAGCCGTACATATGTAGTGAGTGTGGAACTTGTTTCCGTAAACAGTCAAATCTTACTCAACATTTGAgaattcacacaggagagaaaccgtATAAATGTATCGAATGCGAGAAAGCCTTTCAAACAAAAGCAATCCTTGTTCAGCATctgagaattcatactggagagaaaccctataaatgCATGGAATGTGGCAAAGCCTTTTGTCAGAGTCCATCCCTTATCAAACACCTgcgaattcatactggagagaaaccgtATAAATGCATCGAATGTGGCAAAGCCTTTAGTCAAAGCATTTGCCTTACTCGTCACCAGAGAAGTCATTCTGGAGATAAACCTTATAAGTGTAacgaatgtgggaaagcctttaatCAGAGTACATGCCTCATGCAGCATCAGAGAATTCATTCAGGAGAGAAGCCTTACACATGTACTAAATGTGGTAAAGCCTTCACTCAGAACTCCTCCCTTGTTGAGCATGAGAGaactcacactggagagaaacttTACAAGTGTAGTGAGTGTGAAAAAACTTTCCGCAAACAAGCACACCTTAGTGAACATTACAGAATTCACACCGGAGAAAAACCTTATGAATGTGTtgaatgtgggaaatccttcAGGCACAGCTCAGCACTTGTTCGACACCAGAGACTTCATGCTGGAGAATAA